From the genome of Cedecea lapagei, one region includes:
- the surE gene encoding 5'/3'-nucleotidase SurE has product MRILLSNDDGIHAPGIQVLAKALREFAEVQVVAPDRNRSGASNSLTLESSLRTFTLANGDISVQMGTPTDCVYLGVNALMHPRPDIVVSGINAGPNLGDDVIYSGTVAAATEGRHLGLPALAVSLDGHQHYETAAAVTCSILRALAREPLRTGRILNINVPDLPLDQIKGIRVTRCGSRHPADQVIRQEDPRGNTVYWIGPPGEKLDVAPGTDFAAVDEGYVSVTPLHVDLTAHSAHEVVGHWLEKAGVEAQW; this is encoded by the coding sequence ATGCGAATATTGCTGAGTAATGATGACGGGATCCATGCGCCGGGCATTCAGGTGCTGGCGAAAGCGTTGCGTGAATTTGCCGAGGTGCAGGTGGTGGCGCCGGACAGAAACCGCAGCGGCGCATCCAACTCGCTGACGCTGGAGTCATCGTTAAGAACCTTTACCCTTGCCAACGGCGATATCTCCGTGCAGATGGGCACGCCGACGGACTGCGTCTATTTGGGCGTCAATGCTCTGATGCATCCCCGCCCGGACATCGTGGTTTCAGGCATCAATGCCGGGCCAAATCTCGGTGATGATGTTATCTATTCCGGTACCGTTGCGGCCGCGACGGAAGGGCGTCATCTGGGGCTTCCGGCGCTTGCCGTTTCGCTTGATGGCCATCAGCACTATGAAACTGCGGCAGCCGTCACCTGCTCCATTCTTCGGGCGCTGGCCCGGGAGCCGCTGCGTACCGGCCGCATTCTTAACATCAACGTTCCTGACCTGCCGCTCGATCAAATCAAAGGCATTCGCGTGACCCGCTGCGGCAGCCGTCACCCTGCGGACCAGGTGATCCGGCAGGAGGATCCGCGCGGCAATACGGTGTACTGGATTGGCCCGCCGGGGGAGAAGCTGGATGTCGCGCCGGGTACCGACTTTGCTGCCGTCGACGAGGGCTATGTTTCGGTGACGCCGCTGCACGTGGATTTAACC